Sequence from the Helicoverpa armigera isolate CAAS_96S chromosome 14, ASM3070526v1, whole genome shotgun sequence genome:
AAACGAACAGTAAAAATAACTGAGTCcgaaaaacaaactaaataaaaaaaaagatggcGGACATAATTTAAGACCAATTTAACACCAGTGATTTCCATACTTACGCTTCATTTGAATTCTGAACACCTTCCAAATCGCGCCACATTTAAACAAACGCCAACGCGAAATCAGGAattgacaaaaattaaaaacatcttCCAATTCCGACCAGTATTGACGAATCGAAGGCAAAATAGTCCACCTTGGTCGCAAAAAGGTCGTATTTAAGAGTTTTTATGTAGCCTTGTATGCAGGGCACGTAAGACAAATAGGCGATCCCTACAAATAGGCAgttatgtttacaaaacacGGTGAAATCGGTTTCCTTTGGCCATCAGTGTCTCGATAACGTTGCTGTGAACCTGTATCAATGTGAACAGCGAAATAAAATggatatttttcaaattgtgagtagactattaatattttaatgtcctCATAAATTTTGTGGAGTGTCATTTCAATTTGTAGAAGATAATAGTATCTCTGTTTTATTAATTGCGGACATAGTAAGAATACTCAAAGCTGTGTCCCTAGACCCTACCTAGTTAAAATTAGGTATACCTaggtttaaaattgtaaaagtaattatttttcgaCAAACTATAAActtgttaattaaaaaagtcAGAAATGTACTGTGTGTATGTGATGTTTTCAAACGAACCGATTgaataaataagcaaataagGCGCATGAGAAATGACTGGGTCAGCTGATGTGGGTCCGAAATAAACCTCATTCATTTTGTTTCAGTTAGTCCTAGCATTATACCTACCACAAGTATTCACAAAATCGAAATCAAAGTCAAGGAAATACAAAGCGTCGTCCTCAGATGAGGACAGTATAGAGAACTTGCTGTATTACAAGGATTGTCAGCGTCAGGGTAAGCCGGAGACCACGACGACGGAACATGTACAGCTGAGGTATGATCCTCCACCCCCTCCTCCTCCTCCGAGGCAGCCCGAGTGCCCCTTCCCGAAGATGTGCTGTGCCCTCACCTGCGGCAACGAGTGCGGGGGCAACCAGCCCTCCTACGGCAGCAGGCAGATGGAGCCAATGAACGGCTACCAACCCATGCAGCCAATGCCATCCATGCCGCAGCCTCACCAGCCAGGAATGGGAGCAGTACAACCTCAAATAATACgcagaaaaaagaaaatgaagttCCCGCCCGGCAAACTGCCAGGTTCATTACCAACCAGAAGAGATATGTCCGGGTTCACGAAAGAGAAGATTAAAAGCTTGATTGCCCAGGATCATGATATAAGGAAGATATTGAAGGACCTGGTGAGGGTCACGATGCAGAAGGTGGATCTGTTAGATATGATTAACTCGACTCCTGAGAATGTTCCCAAGACTGAGGATGATGGAAATGTGGTGTCTTCACCGGCACCGGTAGTTGCTATGGATGAATATGACGAATAAAACCTGTTCCTATTTTCTATTAAAGTACGTATctttatgtttttttcattCTTCTGTTCACAATTTTCAACACCTTAGAATAAGAGAAAAAACATAGACACatcaatgatttttttcaatgtaAGCGGGCAGATAAAGTTGTACTTAAcatgttaaatatattttcgagAGTTTGTTACCAGTTTGAAACTCCCGGAATTCTCACGTGGAATCAGAACAAAAATGGCCGCCACAGGAACTTTTGTTAACAATTATCATGCATTATCCTGTAGGAACGTCCATTTCTGTAATGCGATGCAAATTACCAACAAAATTCAGACGAAGTAAgttataattttagattttatttttagttcccTATTATCCagatcaaaagtaaaaaaaaaaaacaggaatctGATTTTCTATTAAGGTTTTCAGTCTAATTAAACCAATTGGCATTTGAGAACAAATAAAACCAGCCAATTATGCAATTAGAACCGATTTTCATTCTATCGTACAACTCTTTGATTATTATTTGTCTACTTTGAAAAAGGGAAAATCTAAAACTAGCCTCGAAGCACGTTTCTGgacgaaaaagaaaaaaaacgcgTATTTATTGTTCCTTTTTCAAATAGCCGATGGAGTTTGCAATCAATGAGGTCGGAGTACTAGCGGAATGAATGAATTGGCTTAAAAATATAGTGGGAAATTCGAAATTCAGCTGGGAGAGAATAAATTATTTGGTTgattcaaagtcaaatattttgCCACCTACATATTGTTTACTTCTCTCTATTCCTATCAGCTAATCAAAGCAGCGGCCAGTTTATTTAACCTAGTATGTATATAACCTATATAGGCGTAACTAACCTAGTTTAAGATTAAGTGATTAAAGATAGAAAGTACCTGAGCCGCTGGAAAGCATTCTTATAATAAATAgggatttcattatttatatctTTGATCTAAGTACTATGCTACAGCTTCCTTGGCTTtatgctaagaaaaaaaaacctgttagTACATTTTGTAGAGTTTATTTCACCTACAACTAGCTTATGAACACAGTCACCAGTAACATAGGTACTCGTAGGCCGACAAACTTAAGTTATGGCTTAGCTTTAGTAAGGACCCAAACCAACTGAACTTGTAGCTAAGTAGGTACGTGCCACGGAGACTAAATATAGTGCCAAGAATTGTATTGGAATGACACAAATGAGTAACAGAGTAGAGTAGGAGAGGGTTTGAGAATTTTTGCTCTCATCCAAATGGCAGGCGCTTATGTAGATATTAATACTTAATTGATACTTTAGGGttcatttaaaaatcaaatcaaaaggtAGATAATTACAGAAAAAGTTCAAACGTGCCAAATAATACGTTGTGTTTATTTCTGTCTTAGTTTAGGTTGATAGCGATAGATGGCGTTGCAAGTATGAAGCTCTTATGTGAAGAACTGTTGTGTTTGGGGAAATCTTGCTTgtcatataaataatactattattcataaataaaaaaatctcgaaccattttcttttcttaaaggaaaacatatttaaaaaaaatgcatattttatatttttaattttgagaaaaaatatctttttggTCACTGTTTTTTCCCAAAAACCCATATTAAATCTATCTTTAAATCTAGATATACCTATCTATTTCTGTTATTGTACCTTACTTAAATGTGAACACGCTACCCACTCACCGTGACAAATGATGACGTCATAATAGGAACTTCCAGTTTTCTTTTCAGATGCCGTTAGAATATAGATATATTGAGTCCCAGCATAAAGGTCCCATTTTGTCGTTCTAGtaactttttaagaaaatcttttttttatggtTGGAAGAATGGtaatactggaagccgaccccaacatgattgcgaaaaaaggctcggaggatgatggttgAAAGAATAATGTTACTTCTGAGGTAATGTTAATGATACTTCTGAGATGACGGCAGAAAAAAAGAGTACGGAAGAagaaaaattatgaattaaattggcATAACGGAAGGGAGGTtatatgtacgtatgtatgtattatatagATCTATGGATTTTATAAATGGGAACTATTACAAAAGCCAgattaagtttttttcttaaagtaGGAGTTAAATATAGTTTAGTCATCTGGTTAAAAACAAGGTCAGGAATGAGTTCACATTCATAAGGCTTATCAATGAATcaagcttatattttatttcagcagATCTGAATAATGATCAGCCCGTATGCTGTCGGTTACATATTTCAAATAACCGCGAGTTAAACAGTTATACAGTAACCTGTTTAATCAGTTAATATTGTGGTTAGTTTATTCCGGTTTGGAACGTGGGAGCTACACTTATGTTATTCATCAATGTTATTCTAATCGCGTGCTAAAACAATATATACATACACAAACAGAtacaattagaaaaaaataactagtaaaaatatactatactagccgttttcccgcggttttactcgcgtcccgtggtaactacggcccgtaccgggataaaatatagcctatgttactcgtggataataacgctttcgaatggtgaaagaatttttaaaaacgctccagtagtttttgagcctagtcattacaaccaaacaaacaaacaaacaaagttttcctctttataatattagtatagaaaaactATCCCAGTAAAAAAGCAGCTAAAACTAAAAaccgtcaaaaaattcgtcctcatcgctgtcaactgggagcgtacccaagaggctggcagcattacctcgttggatggccatgctaaTACTTTGTCCAAagtagccagccttttggtcacgagaagcgacAACCAGCCACCTAGATAGATCTTTAAACAGgttgtgggcattcggacccggAAGTTTCAACCCCAAAGGTTGAAACTCCCGGTCGGTTTGAATTACACCATTCTAATCACGTGCCTGATTTCACTGGCCCAGTAATTGTGGTCTTAAGTGTAGGCCGATGAACTTTTGTTTAAAATCGTGCCGCGGATTGCGTTCAATTTATTGGATTAAAATTGGAACGATTTTGCGgtattttttgatgatttttttttgatgaTTGAAATTGAAGCCATTTTTCATTCCAATTGAGAGAGTGTAAGCATCCGTTTACGTTCCCTCGGAACGCGTGTGAAActgcgggtggaagctagtagaagctacttatatatttacttatctaAAAACTTCAAACGTAACCAGTAAGtgtaatttaggtttatttacaaataactttttacaataacttaataataaatatatatacaacatacagtAAGTAAGTTATTTATCATTTACCAAAAAGGTTTATACGAGAACAGACAAAATACTCTGGttctgtaaaataaacatcagattttctgtaaaaataactgtttgcAAAAATTCTTACCTTCTGTGTTATTTCGCATAATCTGAACGTATCCTAGCAATCCGTGTGCAGTGGGaattaaaaaactcaaaaagctttgtgtattttacaaaattagttGCATTTTGTTAATTCTACAATATTCTAATTtgtcttcaatttttataagggGCTTATTAGTACCAGGATTTGCTTTAAATTGGGCCTATGTGGCAACAAATACCTACTCTTTGCACAtggttcaaaaaataaaaagtgtctACCAGTATTGGACAAAAGCTTCTGTGAGATCTAATGTACATAGCTTAGGTTTTCTCAGAGGTGTAAGGGGAAATTGATAAGTTTCATGATAAATGAATCTGAACCCTAGGTAGACCatattttttcactttatccttttattttttttttactttgatatGTAGGTTATAAATTAATCTCCTATCGTAATACTCCATTACAAATAACATTTCAGGCAAACAGTTTAATCTAGTAGttaatgtaaatgttttaattcaGCCGACCCTCTGGCCCGGTCGGCAAAAACAAGGCTCTACTGATTGCTATGAGTAGGctgtatgaaataaatgaatatattcATTCCCTTTGTGTATATGTTACACTAGATGTTCTGAGTGGGTTCGTGGGTGGGtgaccgggtaaaaagtagcgtaCCTATGTTTATCAAAGAtttgaatcggttcagtagttttggcgtggaagcgcgacagacagaggtagtaaataataatactagtaaattataatattaaaaatatgggAGTGGttgttttaacttatttttaaattctacatTTACTTGGGTTATGTAATAAGTTTCTGGAAATGCAGTTAAtggtttttttcaaaaaggCCCCATTTTGGAAATGTCAAACCATATATTACCATCACTATACTTTGTTTTAACCTTTTAATTCaagttacaagaaaaaaataaggcaTTAATCATATTTTCCATCATTTTTTTAAGTATccttattttacattaaaaaaaactaagttctAAACCGACGTCGCGCTTTACAATGCTACGACGGCTACGCGGCTACGACTACTCAGTAATCAGTGCTACGCGCTACACACAAGCACCAACTCAGTAATTACAACTAGTTGAGTGCTTCCTAGTGTAATAAAGTGGTAAAAACTACCCACAATCAACTGATTGCACGTTTTAATAACTTCGCGTCAAGTTTGGGTGTGATAAGGATGAATGTATGTCTGTGTAGCGTTGTCTCTTTTCGCCGCTGAGGTTGAAATCTGTGTTGCGAGTGGTCGTTCTACGTTGGGCGGGAACGTAGATTCAGTGAATGTATAGATGTGGTATTTTTAtcgaaaagttttaatttttgtttgtttatttgaagatttttattgtgATTATCTTGtgatcttatatttttattagcgtTATCTTTGATTATCATCATCGTTATATATGAATATTGTTTAATGTAAGAACCACATAATTAACTAACTGAAGAGGCAATCTCTATGTACGTAGGTAGAAATCGTTTTTTTACATAGCACTCATTATTGAACCAATTAACTTTTTTGTACTGAATTGTAACAAAGACGTGTTAAACCCTTCctataaattaatcaaagtaatttaatttccccaaaaaaaaaatctaacttaCTCACCATGACTCACACTCACACACACTACCAATACACattcaacaaaacaaatgaaaactttttgataGAACCTGCTTACGTCACTCATCCCACGCAGTTCCAGTCTACGCTGTCACAGGTCTATGGTCGCTGTTTAAAAGCGCGGGCACTTTCCCGCCCAAGCGCATTCCATCGTTACACTTTAGGGGCATAGGCCATGCACTGATCATATAAAGTACAAGACCTAGTGTTGGAACAACGAGGAAAGCTATCCAATAAAGGTAAGTCTTTGGttaagttctatttttaaaattttgtatgatttttttcgtcttttcgaaattcgaaatttgaaaatcatttgtgattttgttttttttttgtgaggaATGGGTGAAAACTCTTTTTTACGTTTTAAATGATAGGCGTAGTTAATCGTTTTGGTGGAAAATAAAGTTAAGAACTACTTTGTAGAAAGTTTTAAACTAACGTAAAAGTGAAATGTAGATTTTTAAAGTTGCCTAAAATTATATCGTTGATGAAATACTTTTACTAAATCATAATTTCGCACAAAAGAAACTGTCAtagacaatattttcaaaataacttattaattatagtttatttttattttctcatatatTCAATTTTATGCAATATCTAACTGAATAACTTTTCTCGTATATATTGATTTCCTTTagaataaatatctataacatttCCTAAGCGTTTAATCGCGTACGTGTCGAGCACCCACATTTT
This genomic interval carries:
- the LOC126053878 gene encoding uncharacterized protein LOC126053878, producing MDIFQILVLALYLPQVFTKSKSKSRKYKASSSDEDSIENLLYYKDCQRQGKPETTTTEHVQLRYDPPPPPPPPRQPECPFPKMCCALTCGNECGGNQPSYGSRQMEPMNGYQPMQPMPSMPQPHQPGMGAVQPQIIRRKKKMKFPPGKLPGSLPTRRDMSGFTKEKIKSLIAQDHDIRKILKDLVRVTMQKVDLLDMINSTPENVPKTEDDGNVVSSPAPVVAMDEYDE